From the genome of Paenibacillus sp.:
GCTTCCATCCTTCTGAATACGATCGCGATTTTTCTCGGCATTCTCGTATGGGATTTCACAATGGCATCCGTCGCCAGCTCGTTCCAAAAAATCGCACGCAGCGCTCTGCTGACGTTCATATCCCGCGCGGCGGGCCTTTGTTTGATCGGTTTCGGTCTATATTTCGGGCTGCAGGCGTTCAAGCTACTGTTTCTCTAACGCATGGCGCTTGCGCCACAGCCGAATTCCCGCCGATTCCCCCTCATCGTCTTCTTCCTGGGCGGTATCCTTCGAAGGGCCGCCTCCTCCGCCCTTTTTCCATTTCGTAAATTGCAGGATCAGCGCAATGCCGACGATCGCGAGAACGAATCCGACGCTGACGAAAAAGCCCGGACGACTGCTCTTATCGAACAGCGTTCCCGACACTGCGGCCACGATCAACGTAATCGCCGTCACCGACTTCACCTGCGCCCATGCGCTCAGCTTCGTCAACCGGCGCGCGGACAGCACCATGAACAGCCACGAAAACAACAGCATCAACCCGCCGGCCGTCGTAATGTATTCGTACACCTTCTTCGGGAGCGCGAGCGCGACCACGACCGATACGATCATGCCGAAAATCGTCAGGAACAACGACACGTACGGCAGTTTTCGTTTTTTCGTCCGCTTCGTAAACATTTTCGGCGCGTCGCCGTCCTGCGCGATCGTGTACATAATTTTCGTGACGGAAAACAGCGAGGCGACGAGGCTCGAGAAGCCCGCGATAATGAGCACCCCGTTGAAAATGTCGACGATGACTTCAAAATGCAAATCCTTGAGTGCCGTCACGAACGGACTTTCGTCCGCGCTGAACGCCTTCTTAGGCGCCAAGATCAGCGCGAGGGATAGCGACAACGTATACAGGACGGTCACGACCGCGATCATAATTTTACCCGCTTTCGGCGCATCCTTTTCCGTTTTCAGTTCGGTCGCCATGAGACCCATCACTTCGATGCCCGCGAACGCGAAAAATGCGAATATGAACGCTGTCCACATGCCCATCGCGCCGTGCTCGAAAAAATCGGCCGTCGACTTCGGCGGATGCATATGCGCGTTCTCTTGCCCGAGCACCCCCGGAATGACGAGAAAACCGAGCACGATGAACATGATCAGAGCGGTCACCTTCACGACGGCAAATATGTTCTCGGCTTTCTGGAACCCTTTTTGCCCGAGAAGCACGATGACGACGCCCAGCCCCGCATACCCTGCGGCGTATACCCAAAGGGGCATTTTGTCGTACCAAAATCGCGTGAACAACCCGAGAGCCGTCAATTGGCTGCCCATGATCAGCATTTCGGACAGCCAATACATCCACCCGTGGCTGAATCCCGCCCAATGGCCGAATGCATGCTTGGTGTACGTCCGGAACGACCCTTTCTCCGGGTGCTCCGCGATCATGCAGGACAATGCATCGTATACGTAATAGGTGCCGACCGCCGCCAAAACGAACAAAATGAGCACCGCATAACTGCTCTTTTCGAGCGCGAGGCCGGACCCCAGGAAAAAACCGGTGCCGGTCGTAAAGCCGAGACCGAGCAGCGTCAGCTGCCACCACTCGAGCTTTCCCCGGCTCGCCGCGGCGCCCGATGTCGGATGCTGTTTTTGGCTCATCGTTTCGCAGCCCCTTCTTCGTAAGTTGGATTCGTCTGACGCATGTACCGATTAGCGTTCGATACCGGAAGGAAACTTATTAGCGCGCCGGCGCAGGGAACAACTGGAACGACGTCGCCGGATGCGAAGCCGCCGGATAGTTCACAATAACTGCGATCAGACCACAAAGAGGAGAATGAGGCTATGGCCACCACGACGGCAACGAGACCGTCCGCCGCCCGGTCGGTCGACTGGGAGGCGGTTCGCGCATTGTTCGATTTGGACCCTGATTATGTCCATATGGGCACCGCCCAATATTTCGCCTCGCATCCGAAGCCGGTGCGCGAGGAAATTCAGCGCCACCGCGACGCGTTGGACAAAAACCCGGCTTTATATATCCTTAATAAAGAGGTCGAGCTGGCCGAGCGGTGCCGGAAGGCGGCCGCACATTATTTCGGCGTCGACGACCATAAGCTGATTACGCTCGTCGACAGTACGACGGTCGGCTTAGGGATCGTATACACGGGGCTTAACATTCAACGGGGACGCGAAATTTTAACCTCGGAGCATAACTATTATTCGCAGCAGGAAGCCATACGCCGGGCGGCTCAGCAGACAGGCGCCACGTTCCGTGAAGTCACGTATTACGAAGATATCCGCACTGTCACCGAGGACGAAATGGTGTCGAACATCATGCGGGAAGTGACCGACAAAACGCGCGTCATCGGCGCGACGTGGGTGCATTCCAGCACCGGACTGAAGTCGCCGATCGCGAAGCTGGCCAAGGAAATCGCGAAGGTGAACGAGAAGCGCGCCGAGGAAGACCGCGTGCTGCT
Proteins encoded in this window:
- a CDS encoding amino acid permease, with protein sequence MSQKQHPTSGAAASRGKLEWWQLTLLGLGFTTGTGFFLGSGLALEKSSYAVLILFVLAAVGTYYVYDALSCMIAEHPEKGSFRTYTKHAFGHWAGFSHGWMYWLSEMLIMGSQLTALGLFTRFWYDKMPLWVYAAGYAGLGVVIVLLGQKGFQKAENIFAVVKVTALIMFIVLGFLVIPGVLGQENAHMHPPKSTADFFEHGAMGMWTAFIFAFFAFAGIEVMGLMATELKTEKDAPKAGKIMIAVVTVLYTLSLSLALILAPKKAFSADESPFVTALKDLHFEVIVDIFNGVLIIAGFSSLVASLFSVTKIMYTIAQDGDAPKMFTKRTKKRKLPYVSLFLTIFGMIVSVVVALALPKKVYEYITTAGGLMLLFSWLFMVLSARRLTKLSAWAQVKSVTAITLIVAAVSGTLFDKSSRPGFFVSVGFVLAIVGIALILQFTKWKKGGGGGPSKDTAQEEDDEGESAGIRLWRKRHALEKQ
- a CDS encoding aminotransferase class V-fold PLP-dependent enzyme — encoded protein: MATTTATRPSAARSVDWEAVRALFDLDPDYVHMGTAQYFASHPKPVREEIQRHRDALDKNPALYILNKEVELAERCRKAAAHYFGVDDHKLITLVDSTTVGLGIVYTGLNIQRGREILTSEHNYYSQQEAIRRAAQQTGATFREVTYYEDIRTVTEDEMVSNIMREVTDKTRVIGATWVHSSTGLKSPIAKLAKEIAKVNEKRAEEDRVLLVVDGVHGFGVEKETFPELGCDFFCAGAHKWIYGPRGTGIVAAKASAYNHVVPVIPSFSETMYDIISGKPETDKVDGTTMSPGGFHSMEHLWAMPSGFEFCLSIGKEAIYERVHELARMVKEGLADMSHVMLATPMDDNLSSGIVSFEVKGMSPKETAQALIDKKVISTEAPYKKRYARFTPGIYITEKDVQKALDAVQSLKRQ